DNA sequence from the Streptomyces sp. MST-110588 genome:
GCAGATCGGTGACCGGCTGGCGGACCTGGGGCTGCTGCGCCGCCCCGGCCCCGCCCGGCCGTGGCGGCGGCTGGCGACCGTCCAGATCTGGCTGTGTGTGGCCGCCTTCGCCGTCAGCCTGGTACTGACCGTCACCGGGACGGTGGGCCACGGGCCCTGGGAGCTTCCGTACGTCTGGAAGACCGTGCCGGGGGCCGTCCTGGGGGTGGTCGTCGGCGCGATCTGCCGACGCGCCCTGAAGCGGCGGCTGACCGAGGCCGGCGCCGATGCCCTGCGCGCGTTCCGGAACAAGCACAGGGACATCAGGAAGGGCGCGGGTCCCACCGCCGCCATCGGCGTGGCCCTCGGCGGCACGGCCGTGCTCACGGTCAAGTCGCTGCGCGACCAGCTCACCGAGGCGCAGCTCGCCACGGGCGCCGCCGCCTCCGGCTCCTCCCGGTCCTGGTGGCCCTCCTCGGGCTCCTCCTCCGGCTCGGCCTCGGGCTCCTCCGACAGCAGCTCCACCATCTGGTTCCTGACCAACGACTCCGGCGCGGCGTGGTGCGGCTCGTCCGACGGCGGTTCGAGCTGTGGCGGGTCGTCCTGCGGTGGCGGTTCGTCGTGCGGCGGTTCGTCGTGCGGCGGCTCGTCGTGCGGCAGTTCGTCGGGCGGTTCCAGTTGCAGCAGTTCGAGTTGCAGCAGTTCGAGCTGCGGGAGTAGCTGAGTCGCCAAGGAGCGCGCGGGGCCCGGGCAACCGGTCAACGTACCAGCGGGGGACGGCCGTTGAGCGGGCTTCCCCGAAGGGGAGACAGGCGTGCCCCAGGGCGCACTAGCGTGCGGTGCCGCATCAGGAGGCATCATGCGATCCCTTACCGGCACCGGACTCGTCGTTCTCGCACTGCTCGCGACGCTCACCGCCCTGCTGTTCCCCATCTGGTCCTTCGCGAACGGTACGGAAGGCGCCGGCGGGACGGCCGGCGGCGCCGCCACCCAGACCGTCGCCACCCAGTTCGGCCCGCTGTCCGCACTCGACCGCGACTTCGTCGCACGGGTGCGGCTGGCCGGGCTGTGGGAGCTGCCCGCCGGCCAGCAGGCCCAGGAGCGCGGTACGGCCCAGGCCGTGCGCGAGGCGGGCGACCATCTCGTGCAGGGCCACACCGAACTCGACCGGCGGGTACGGGAGGTGGCCGCCCGGCTCGGCCTCGACCTGCCCAGCCAGCCCAACGAGCAGCAGCGGCACTGGCTGTCCGAGCTGAGCGCCGCGCACGGGCCCTCGTACGACCGGAAGTTCGCCAACATCCTGCGGCTGGCGCACGGCAAGGTCTTCGCGGTCGTCGCCCAGGTCCGCGCCACCACCCGCAACTCGCTCGTCCGGGGTCTCGCGGACGACGCCAACACCACGGTCCTTGACCACATCTCCGTCCTCGAACAGACCGGGCTCGTCGACTTCGACGCCATCGCCAGGGACGCCGCCACCGCCTCGCCGACGCCGCCCCCTTCCGCACCGCCGCCCTCCGGTGGCGCGGTCCCGGCCGCCCCACCGCTGCGTGCCACACCCTCAGTGACGTATTCGCTGCCTCCGGCCGCCTCCTTCCCGGCCCCTCCCCGGAACCGGATCCCCCCGCCACCGGGGCCGGGACGGGGGCCGGGGCCGGGACGGGGGCCGGGGCCGGGACCGCCCGCGCGTCCCAGGACGCCTCCGGACCGGCCGGTTCCGCCGCCCGGCCACATCAGCAGGACGAACCCGACCAGCCCCCACAGGACGAGAAGAAGTGACCGCCCATGCCAGGCCATCAGCCCACCCCCCGCCACCGTCGCCGCCTCGGCGCCCAGCATCTCGTGCTCCTCGCGCTCTTCGCGCTGCTCGGCTCCGCCGGTGTCTTCGTCTCCGTCACCTCGAACGCATCGGCTCGCAACGCCGCCTCCCCTTCTGCCAGTTCTTCCGGCCCTGCCGGTTCTGCCAGTTCTTCCGGCCCTGGCGCCGATTCCGGTTCCAGCCCCGCTTCCCCTCCCGCTCCCCCGTCCCGGGACACCTCTCCCACACCGTCGTTACCCAGCGTGACACACCCCACTGACAACCACCCCGCGCACGGCGGTCCGGCCGCCGAGGACTTCGCCGACATCCGCTCCGTACGCCCCTCCGTACAGCGCCCGCCGAACGGGCCCGGCGCCTCGACCGGCACGTTCACCAGCCGCTGCGGACGCAACGAGAACGGCCACAACAACCCCGACAACTTCATCGTCACCCCGGGTGTCACCAACGGCGCCCACCACCTCCACGACTACGTCGGCAACCTGTCCACCGACGCCTTCTCCACCGACGCCTCGCTGCGCGCGGCCGGTACCACCTGCGCCCAGGGCGACAGGTCCACGTACTTCTGGCCCGTGCTGCGCCTGCGCGACGACCGGGGCCGGCAGCCGGGCGCGAACGGGAGCGCCAACGGGAACGCGAGCGGGAACGCGGACGGGAACGTGGGCCGCGCGCTGACCCCACGGGACGTCTCCCTCACCTTCCTCGGCAACCCGGCCGGGAAGGTCACCGCGATGCCCGAGGCGCTGCGCGTCATCACCGGTGACGCCAAGGCGTTCACCAACGGGACCGCCAACGCCCGCGCCCAGTGGACCTGCACGGGCTTCGAGGACCGCCGGCTGAGCGACAAGTACCCGCTGTGCCCCGGCGGCAGCCAGGTCGTGCGCCTGCTGGACTTCCCCAGTTGCTGGGACGGCACCTCGACGGACAGCGCCAACCACCGCACCCACATCGTCTTCCCGGACCGCGTCACCGGCCGCTGCCCCGCCGCCACCAAGGCCGTCCCCCAGTTGCGGATGCGGCTGACCTACTCCGTCCCCGCCCGGCCGCTGGCCTTCGCGGTCGACAGCTTTCCCGAACAGCTCCACAAGCCGGTCACCGACCACGCCGACTTCGCCGATTTCATGCCGCGAAGCCTGATGGCGGCGGCCGTACGCTGCATCAACTCCGGCCGCCGCTGCGGCTGACGAGGCCACCGCTGCGGCTGACGGAAGGCCGGAAGGGGCGACGGGGGCCGGGCCGGAAAGGCCGGGCCCCTCTGCTTCGTCCCATGCCCCCCTGCTTTGCCCCACGCCCCTCTAGTTCCGTCCCGGCCCGGTACGCCATACCACCGGTTCCCGCCCACGGCACCTTGGCGATAACCCGATCGGACGGGGGCGGCCGGCCCGGCGACGGCTCGCGGGTGTCGCGTACCCGCCCCGCCGTACGCGGCCCGGCCGCACCCGCGCGTTCCGTTCCGCGCCCCGTACTCCACTCGTCCGGGGCATAGCCTCCGACACCGGCGCCCGGTGCTTTACTTCATCAACACTCGCGCCAATTATCCCTTTTGTATGCACACCCTCGCCGGGCTTCACGGGCCCCGCGCCGCACGAAGGGACGGCATGTGAGAGCAGCAGCGTTGTACGGCACCGTCGGATCACTGGTCGTGACCGCACTGGTCGCCTTCCCTGCCGACGGGGCCGCCGCGCCCGTCCCGCCGGCGCCGGCGCCCCCGATGGCGGCTCCGGCGTACTACACCCCCACCCCCCTGAACACACCGCCGACGACGCCCACCACTCCACGGCCCCCCACGGTGACGCCGACCCGCCCCCCGGTCCAGACCCCGGCCCCCACCTCCTCGGCGACGAGCCCGGTCCGTCCGCCCATGAAGGACCCGGTCAACTCCCCCAGTCCCGCGGTCGCCCCGTCCACGGCCAAGCCGCTCCCGGTCAGGCCGCCCACGGTCACCCTGCCCGCGGTCGCCGTACCGCCCGCGGCCCGGCCGCCCCTCCCCGTCGCCCGGCGCATCGCCTTCGGCCGCTGCGCGCCCGTGGAGCACCTGCCCTCCGTCGTGGAGTGCGGGAAACTCACCGTGCCCCTGGACTACGCCCACCCCGACGGCAAGAAGATCGATCTGACCGTCAGCCGGCTGCGCTCCAAGGGGACGGCCGCGGAGCGCCAGGGCGCCCTGGTCTACAACCCCGGCGGTCCGGGCGCCTCCAGCATGAAGTTCCCCATGTACAGCGCGATCGGCACCTTCCGCAAACTCCTGGACGCCTACGACTTCGTGGGCTACGCGCCACGCGGCGTCGACCGCTCTGCGCCCCTGTCCTGCCAGAAGCCGGCGGAATTCGCCAAGGCGCCCACCGACAGCCCGCGCGTCCCTTCGGAGCGCTACAAGCGGCAGCGGACCCTCCAGGCGGCGGCGTACGCGCGCGGCTGCGCCCGTAACGCGGGCCGGTCCCTGCGCCACTTCACGTCCCTGAACAACGCCCGTGACCTGGACATGCTGCGGGCCGGGCTGGGCGAGAAGAAGCTGACGTTCATGGGCGCCTCCTACGGGACGTACTTCGGCGCCCTGTACGCGACGCTCTTCCCCGGGCATGTCCGCCGGATGGTCTTCGACAGCGTCGTCAACCCCGATCCCCGGCAGATCTGGTACCGCAGCAACCTCGACCAGAACATCGGCTTCGAGCGCCGCTGGCGCGACTGGCGCCGGTGGGTGGCCAAGCACGACAAGACCTACCACCTCGGCACGACGGAGCAGGCCGTGCACCGCTCGTACGAGACCGCCCGGGACCGGCTGCGCGGCAAACCCGCGGGCGGCAAGGTCGGCCCGGGACAGTTGCAGGCGGCCTTCCTGAAGACGGGCTACAACGACGGTTACTGGGCACGGCGCGCCCAGGCGCTCTCCGCCTACCTCAAGGGCGATCCCAAGCCGCTGATCGCACAGGCCGCACCGAAACCGGAGTCCGCCAAGGAGGACGAGAACGGCAACGCCGTCTATACGGCGGTCGAGTGCAATGACGCGCCCTGGCCGCGTGACCTGCGCAAATGGGATGCGGACAACACCCGTGTCGCACGCGTGGCGCCGTTCGAGACATGGGACAACGCCTGGATGAACCTGCCGTGCGCCTTCTGGCCGCACAACAGCGGCGGACCGCGCGGCGACCATTCCTCCCCGCTGGACGTACGGGTCGCGCCGGGCGCGCTGCCGCCGGTCCTGCTGCTGGCCGCCGAGCACGACCCGGCGACGCCGTACTCGGGCGCGCTGGAGCTCCAGCGCAGGCTGCCCGGCTCGTCCCTGGTGACCGAGCGGGGCGCCGGGACGCACGGTGTCGCCTTCGGCCCCAACGAGTGCGCCAACGAGCACGCCGAGACGTATCTGCTGACCGGGAAGACCCCGGGTCCGCGCGCGTACTGCGCGCCGCGCCCGGAGCCGGTCGCGGACACATCGGCGTAAGGGAGCTCGCGCGGTCCGTACCGGTTCGCGGGGTTTCCCCGGTGCGTATGCGTTCGTATGCGTTCGTACGCGTACGGAGTCCGGAGCCCGGCGGTCCCACTGACGGACCGCCGGGCTCCGGAACCGCTCAGGCCAGGCCGGCGACCAGCTCGGCGACCGGCTTGCGGCGGCCCGTGTAGAACGGGATCTCCTCACGGACGTGCATCCGCGCCTCGGAGCCGCGCAGGTGACGCATGAGGTCGACGATGCGGTGCAGCTCGTCGGCCTCGAAGGCGAGGATCCACTCGTAATCGCCCAGCGAGAAGGACGGCACGGTGTTGGCGCGCACGTCCGGGAAGCCGCGGGCCATCTTGCCGTGGTCCGCCAGCATCCGCCGGCGGTCCTCGTCGGGGAGCAGGTACCAGTCGTAGGAGCGCACGAAGGGGTACACGCTCACGTAGTCGCGGGCGACCTCGTCGGCCAGGAACGCCGGGATGTGCGACTTGTTGAACTCGGCGGGGCGGTGCAGCGCCATGTTCGACCAGACCGGCTCCAGCGCCCGCCCGAGCCGGGTGCGGCGGAAGCGGTTGTACGCCTCCTGGAGGGCGTCGGAGCTCTCGGAGTGCCACCAGATCATCACGTCGGCGTCGGCACGCAGACCGGAGACGTCGTACGTGCCGCGCACCACGACGTCCTTGGCGGCGAGCTGGGCGAACAGCTCCTCGACCTCGTCGGCGTAACCGGCGCGGTCCTCGGGCAGCACGTCACGCAGCTTGAAGACCGACCACAGCGTGTAGCGGATGACCTCGTTGAGGTCCTTCGCCTTCTTGCCGGCGTT
Encoded proteins:
- a CDS encoding alpha/beta hydrolase: MRAAALYGTVGSLVVTALVAFPADGAAAPVPPAPAPPMAAPAYYTPTPLNTPPTTPTTPRPPTVTPTRPPVQTPAPTSSATSPVRPPMKDPVNSPSPAVAPSTAKPLPVRPPTVTLPAVAVPPAARPPLPVARRIAFGRCAPVEHLPSVVECGKLTVPLDYAHPDGKKIDLTVSRLRSKGTAAERQGALVYNPGGPGASSMKFPMYSAIGTFRKLLDAYDFVGYAPRGVDRSAPLSCQKPAEFAKAPTDSPRVPSERYKRQRTLQAAAYARGCARNAGRSLRHFTSLNNARDLDMLRAGLGEKKLTFMGASYGTYFGALYATLFPGHVRRMVFDSVVNPDPRQIWYRSNLDQNIGFERRWRDWRRWVAKHDKTYHLGTTEQAVHRSYETARDRLRGKPAGGKVGPGQLQAAFLKTGYNDGYWARRAQALSAYLKGDPKPLIAQAAPKPESAKEDENGNAVYTAVECNDAPWPRDLRKWDADNTRVARVAPFETWDNAWMNLPCAFWPHNSGGPRGDHSSPLDVRVAPGALPPVLLLAAEHDPATPYSGALELQRRLPGSSLVTERGAGTHGVAFGPNECANEHAETYLLTGKTPGPRAYCAPRPEPVADTSA
- a CDS encoding DUF1996 domain-containing protein — its product is MTHPTDNHPAHGGPAAEDFADIRSVRPSVQRPPNGPGASTGTFTSRCGRNENGHNNPDNFIVTPGVTNGAHHLHDYVGNLSTDAFSTDASLRAAGTTCAQGDRSTYFWPVLRLRDDRGRQPGANGSANGNASGNADGNVGRALTPRDVSLTFLGNPAGKVTAMPEALRVITGDAKAFTNGTANARAQWTCTGFEDRRLSDKYPLCPGGSQVVRLLDFPSCWDGTSTDSANHRTHIVFPDRVTGRCPAATKAVPQLRMRLTYSVPARPLAFAVDSFPEQLHKPVTDHADFADFMPRSLMAAAVRCINSGRRCG
- a CDS encoding TIGR04222 domain-containing membrane protein; amino-acid sequence: MTFAPLMFLAVLLSSLLLVIATVRFRWTPVKHRVSTWRSTPRGRDLWESAFLAGGPGRVADVAITAMHQDRRLSIGGPGAVSVRRPEANGAVEEAVLEALDRIPGGSLAAVRHAVMHSPAVQQIGDRLADLGLLRRPGPARPWRRLATVQIWLCVAAFAVSLVLTVTGTVGHGPWELPYVWKTVPGAVLGVVVGAICRRALKRRLTEAGADALRAFRNKHRDIRKGAGPTAAIGVALGGTAVLTVKSLRDQLTEAQLATGAAASGSSRSWWPSSGSSSGSASGSSDSSSTIWFLTNDSGAAWCGSSDGGSSCGGSSCGGGSSCGGSSCGGSSCGSSSGGSSCSSSSCSSSSCGSS
- the hemQ gene encoding hydrogen peroxide-dependent heme synthase — translated: MTDASALDNPTGAAPEKIPNAGKKAKDLNEVIRYTLWSVFKLRDVLPEDRAGYADEVEELFAQLAAKDVVVRGTYDVSGLRADADVMIWWHSESSDALQEAYNRFRRTRLGRALEPVWSNMALHRPAEFNKSHIPAFLADEVARDYVSVYPFVRSYDWYLLPDEDRRRMLADHGKMARGFPDVRANTVPSFSLGDYEWILAFEADELHRIVDLMRHLRGSEARMHVREEIPFYTGRRKPVAELVAGLA